The Microscilla marina ATCC 23134 genome has a segment encoding these proteins:
- a CDS encoding replication-associated recombination protein A yields MATLFDEPQKFPLAERLRPQTLAQYQGQAHLVGKNGVISKLLQSDKVPSMILWGPPGVGKTTLARLIGNHVKTPFFTLSAINSGVKEVRQVIEKAKTRAGSILFIDEIHRFNKAQQDALLGAVETGLITLIGATTENPSFEVISALQSRCQIYILQPLSPETLVEMLENAQKQDEWLKKLNIKLKETEALLNLSGGDARRLLNLFELVVSAFPANQDPLVITNEWVLSTAQQKTVRYDKTGEQHYDIVSAFIKSIRGSDPNAAVYWLARMIEGGEDPKFIARRLVISASEDIGNANPTALVIATNCFQAVTMVGYPEAEIILAQATTYLAASAKSNASYMSIKKAKELVRKKGDLPIPLHLRNAPTQLMREQGYGKGYQYAHDYPHNFSPQEYLPEAIAHTTLYDPGQNARENELRKRLKNLWQDKYGY; encoded by the coding sequence TTGGCAACACTCTTCGACGAACCTCAGAAATTCCCCCTGGCAGAGCGCTTACGACCTCAAACCCTGGCACAATACCAGGGACAGGCACACCTGGTGGGCAAAAATGGTGTCATCAGTAAACTGCTCCAGTCAGACAAAGTACCCTCTATGATTTTGTGGGGGCCTCCAGGGGTGGGCAAAACTACCCTGGCCCGCTTGATAGGCAACCATGTCAAAACACCTTTTTTTACCCTTAGTGCCATCAACTCAGGCGTAAAAGAGGTGCGTCAAGTCATAGAAAAAGCCAAAACCAGGGCGGGCAGTATTTTATTTATAGACGAGATTCACCGTTTTAACAAAGCACAACAAGATGCGTTGCTGGGTGCCGTAGAGACTGGACTGATTACGTTGATAGGAGCCACTACCGAAAACCCTTCTTTTGAGGTGATTTCGGCGCTACAATCGCGTTGTCAGATATATATATTGCAACCGCTCTCGCCCGAAACCTTGGTAGAAATGCTGGAAAATGCCCAAAAACAAGATGAATGGCTCAAAAAGTTGAATATAAAACTGAAAGAAACTGAAGCTTTGCTCAACTTGTCGGGAGGCGATGCCCGTCGTTTGCTCAATTTGTTTGAACTGGTAGTAAGTGCTTTTCCGGCAAACCAGGACCCCTTGGTGATCACCAATGAGTGGGTGCTGAGTACCGCACAGCAAAAAACAGTGCGGTATGACAAAACCGGTGAACAACATTATGACATTGTATCGGCTTTTATCAAGTCTATCAGGGGTAGCGACCCCAACGCGGCAGTATACTGGCTTGCCCGTATGATAGAGGGGGGCGAAGATCCTAAATTTATTGCCCGCAGGCTGGTCATATCGGCGTCAGAAGACATAGGCAATGCCAACCCCACGGCTTTAGTCATCGCTACCAATTGTTTTCAGGCGGTTACTATGGTGGGTTACCCCGAAGCTGAAATTATATTGGCACAAGCCACTACTTACCTGGCAGCGTCTGCCAAGAGCAACGCCAGTTATATGTCTATCAAAAAAGCAAAAGAATTGGTGCGTAAAAAAGGCGATTTACCCATTCCATTGCATTTGCGTAATGCCCCTACTCAGCTCATGAGAGAACAAGGCTATGGCAAGGGCTACCAGTATGCCCACGACTACCCGCACAACTTTAGCCCGCAGGAATATTTGCCTGAGGCAATTGCCCATACTACGTTGTATGACCCTGGACAAAATGCCAGAGAAAATGAGCTAAGGAAACGTTTGAAAAATTTATGGCAAGACAAATACGGGTACTAA
- a CDS encoding toxin-antitoxin system YwqK family antitoxin: MLRINIICCFLWAMPLGVFAQMPSGRFSFHLDPELEHRQGRAFKEEKYYKNGKLDSVYRKWDAATGQKLTEGYYVAGKRHGEWTEWLSNTQRHNYMRFTYAHDTLKKLYEYFGWANAQNDSIKSREYFYIFETNPDNFSLHTISWSRDITGKKTKKSM, from the coding sequence ATGTTGAGAATAAATATTATATGCTGTTTTTTATGGGCAATGCCTTTAGGGGTGTTTGCCCAAATGCCTTCTGGGAGGTTTAGTTTTCATTTAGACCCAGAACTTGAGCACCGCCAAGGGAGAGCCTTTAAAGAAGAAAAGTATTATAAAAACGGCAAACTCGATAGTGTATACCGCAAGTGGGATGCCGCTACCGGGCAAAAACTGACCGAAGGCTATTATGTGGCGGGCAAACGCCACGGCGAATGGACAGAATGGTTGAGCAATACTCAACGCCACAACTATATGCGCTTTACCTATGCACACGATACCCTCAAAAAGTTGTATGAGTACTTTGGTTGGGCAAATGCCCAAAATGATTCCATCAAAAGCAGAGAATACTTTTACATCTTTGAAACTAACCCTGATAATTTTTCTTTGCATACCATTAGTTGGAGCAGAGATATTACAGGGAAAAAAACGAAGAAGAGTATGTGA
- a CDS encoding ATP-binding protein — MSLKGRSLCHNHKVNQGCLLVLFFILHTVSTSMAQMPSGSWERVKDLHKGTLVVHYLANQPFIYQDKNTQQLTGIEYDLLQSFTRYLLHQHQVSLTLDFQSAPSLAALYNQIKNTPVDQAVLGVSSFSITPQRIHEVGFTMPYCPDIEVLISNSAVPGVNNVADFQEVMSDFTALYIDQSSLQENLDTIKKLITGLKTEAVPSSDNILQRISTEIDKFGYIELPKYLQGLKQGLKIKRQGVFRVDREGYTMIFPKGSDWVTPLNDYLKSDVFKQKLPVLLEKHLGKDVQELLIKAKTKVSMENNSGILRVEKRLKTLELQKKEIEHKRDRLYIKIFIVGLGFAAIIMALLFRNNWQKQKINSLLQQQKKEIEKQKNDLAEKNEQILQQKEEIEQQRDDVIAKNVEIEQRREELNKLNQVKDRLFSIVSHDLRSPLNSLKGTLALMEMGALAKDEMQYFTGELNKELSYVLELLENLLKWAKAQMEGIEPHFEKINLHALVKSNIGLLQPIADKKQVALINQVAAETTAWGDEEMIKLVVRNLLSNAIKFTKESGTIEVTTKIVENMLEVAIADSGVGISAQQQAQLFNTDTHFSTQGTNHEKGTGLGLLICKEFIEKNNGRIWVESQPDKGSTFKFTLQQKN; from the coding sequence ATGAGTTTAAAGGGAAGATCGCTTTGCCATAATCATAAGGTAAACCAAGGGTGTTTGCTGGTGTTATTTTTTATTTTGCACACTGTTTCTACATCAATGGCACAAATGCCTTCTGGTAGTTGGGAACGTGTCAAAGACCTGCACAAGGGTACATTGGTGGTGCATTACCTGGCCAATCAGCCTTTTATTTATCAAGATAAAAACACCCAACAACTTACTGGTATAGAGTATGACTTACTCCAAAGTTTTACCCGGTACCTACTCCACCAACACCAGGTGTCGCTTACCCTTGACTTTCAGTCTGCCCCTTCTCTTGCCGCACTTTATAACCAAATAAAAAATACTCCCGTAGACCAGGCAGTTTTGGGCGTTTCGTCTTTTTCTATCACTCCACAACGCATACACGAAGTAGGCTTTACTATGCCCTATTGCCCCGATATAGAGGTGCTCATTAGCAACTCGGCGGTACCAGGTGTCAATAATGTGGCTGACTTTCAAGAGGTAATGAGTGATTTTACCGCACTTTATATCGACCAAAGCAGTTTGCAAGAAAACCTTGATACCATCAAAAAACTCATCACAGGACTTAAAACCGAAGCCGTGCCCAGTTCTGACAATATACTACAACGGATAAGCACAGAAATAGACAAGTTTGGTTATATAGAACTGCCCAAGTATTTGCAGGGGCTAAAGCAAGGACTCAAGATCAAGCGTCAGGGCGTATTTAGGGTAGATAGAGAGGGCTACACGATGATTTTCCCTAAAGGCAGCGATTGGGTAACCCCACTGAATGACTACCTTAAAAGCGATGTATTTAAACAAAAGCTACCTGTTTTGTTGGAAAAACATTTGGGCAAGGATGTTCAGGAACTGTTGATTAAAGCAAAAACCAAGGTGAGTATGGAGAACAACTCAGGGATATTGAGAGTGGAGAAAAGGTTAAAAACGCTGGAACTTCAAAAAAAGGAGATTGAACATAAACGAGACCGTTTGTATATCAAAATTTTTATTGTAGGCCTGGGGTTCGCAGCTATCATTATGGCATTGTTGTTTAGAAACAATTGGCAAAAACAAAAAATTAATAGTTTGCTACAGCAACAAAAGAAAGAGATTGAAAAACAGAAAAATGATTTAGCTGAAAAAAACGAACAAATACTTCAGCAAAAAGAGGAGATAGAACAACAACGCGACGATGTAATTGCCAAAAATGTAGAGATAGAACAGCGGCGTGAAGAGCTCAATAAGTTGAACCAAGTAAAAGACCGACTTTTTTCTATAGTTTCGCACGATTTGCGTAGCCCACTAAATAGCCTCAAGGGCACCCTGGCTTTGATGGAAATGGGGGCATTGGCAAAAGACGAAATGCAGTATTTTACCGGAGAGCTCAATAAAGAGCTTTCTTATGTTTTGGAGTTGTTGGAAAACCTGCTCAAATGGGCAAAAGCTCAAATGGAGGGGATTGAACCTCATTTCGAAAAAATTAACCTACACGCATTGGTCAAAAGCAATATAGGCTTGCTACAACCCATTGCTGATAAAAAGCAAGTTGCCCTGATAAACCAGGTAGCTGCCGAAACTACCGCCTGGGGCGACGAAGAAATGATAAAACTGGTGGTGAGGAACTTGCTTAGTAATGCCATTAAGTTTACTAAAGAATCGGGTACAATCGAGGTAACCACAAAAATAGTAGAAAACATGCTTGAAGTAGCAATTGCAGACAGTGGGGTGGGCATTAGTGCCCAACAACAAGCACAATTGTTCAATACAGATACTCACTTTAGTACCCAAGGTACCAACCACGAAAAGGGTACAGGCCTGGGCTTGTTGATATGCAAAGAGTTTATAGAAAAAAACAATGGGCGTATTTGGGTAGAAAGCCAACCCGACAAGGGGAGTACGTTCAAGTTTACACTGCAACAAAAAAACTAA
- a CDS encoding toxin-antitoxin system YwqK family antitoxin, which yields MNYIKINNYALCMLLWFLPLGAKAQRSIEFTWQKEQEHRADKQYTEEKHYKKGKLHGVYKKLDAQGNLVTKGCYVAGKRHGKWWELMTMYASYHYIEYNYKHGIITEIFDYSAWGKNKDSPKRIEDHYILQPDARNYTVHEIYWDGKPIGKKQEL from the coding sequence ATGAATTATATCAAAATAAACAATTATGCTTTATGTATGCTGTTGTGGTTTTTGCCCTTGGGGGCAAAAGCCCAACGCTCCATAGAGTTCACCTGGCAAAAAGAGCAGGAACACCGGGCAGACAAACAATATACCGAAGAAAAACACTATAAAAAAGGGAAACTACACGGGGTATATAAAAAACTGGATGCCCAAGGTAACCTCGTAACCAAGGGGTGCTATGTGGCGGGCAAACGCCACGGCAAGTGGTGGGAACTCATGACCATGTATGCAAGCTATCATTATATAGAGTATAACTACAAACACGGTATAATAACAGAAATATTTGATTACAGTGCTTGGGGCAAAAATAAAGATTCACCTAAAAGGATTGAAGACCATTACATTTTACAGCCTGACGCAAGAAATTACACGGTGCACGAAATATACTGGGATGGAAAGCCAATAGGGAAAAAACAAGAGTTGTAA
- a CDS encoding toxin-antitoxin system YwqK family antitoxin: MLRINIICCFLWAMPLGVFAQMPSGRFSFHLDPELEHRQGRAFKEEKYYKNGKLDSVYRKWDAATGQKLTEGYYVAGKRHGEWTEWLSNTQRHNYMRFTYAHDTLKKLYEYFGWANAQNDSIKSREYFYIFETNPDNFSLHTISWSRDIIGKKNEEEYVIIKDKVHLESKKRKVWDKGIPWKQEWTVKQYDKNGKSLGHKRHGHWILWNEDGTLQQETWYDMGKLLRQKRYEGGQLVEDKRF, from the coding sequence ATGTTGAGAATAAATATTATATGCTGTTTTTTATGGGCAATGCCTTTAGGGGTGTTTGCCCAAATGCCTTCTGGGAGGTTTAGTTTTCATTTAGACCCAGAACTTGAGCACCGCCAAGGGAGAGCCTTTAAAGAAGAAAAGTATTATAAAAACGGCAAACTCGATAGTGTATACCGCAAGTGGGATGCCGCTACCGGGCAAAAACTGACCGAAGGCTATTATGTGGCGGGCAAACGCCACGGCGAATGGACAGAATGGTTGAGCAATACTCAACGCCACAACTATATGCGCTTTACCTATGCACACGATACCCTCAAAAAGTTGTATGAGTACTTTGGTTGGGCAAATGCCCAAAATGATTCCATCAAAAGCAGAGAATACTTTTACATCTTTGAAACTAACCCTGATAATTTTTCTTTGCATACCATTAGTTGGAGCAGAGATATTATAGGGAAAAAAAACGAAGAAGAGTATGTGATAATTAAGGATAAAGTACATTTAGAAAGCAAAAAACGTAAAGTATGGGATAAAGGCATTCCTTGGAAGCAAGAATGGACAGTAAAACAATACGACAAAAACGGCAAAAGCTTAGGACACAAGCGTCACGGGCATTGGATACTTTGGAACGAAGACGGTACCCTGCAACAAGAGACTTGGTATGACATGGGCAAGCTATTGCGGCAAAAGCGGTATGAGGGGGGCCAGTTGGTAGAGGATAAGAGGTTTTAA
- a CDS encoding toxin-antitoxin system YwqK family antitoxin — protein sequence MYRINIILCFLWAVPFGAFAQRPSSKLDLKLELEHRQGRAFKEEKYYKNGKLDSVYRKWDVATGQKLTEGYYIEGKRHGEWTEWLSNTQRHNYMRFTYAHDTLKKLYHYYGWASSKNDSIKSHEYLYKFDPNGKKYIEHRISWSREYIGKKTKS from the coding sequence ATGTATAGAATCAATATCATATTATGCTTTTTATGGGCAGTGCCGTTTGGGGCATTTGCCCAAAGACCTTCTAGTAAGCTTGATCTAAAATTAGAACTTGAGCACCGCCAAGGGAGAGCCTTTAAAGAAGAAAAGTATTATAAAAATGGTAAGCTAGATAGTGTATACCGCAAGTGGGACGTCGCCACTGGGCAAAAACTCACTGAGGGCTACTATATAGAAGGCAAACGCCACGGGGAATGGACGGAGTGGCTCAGCAATACCCAACGCCACAACTATATGCGCTTTACTTATGCGCATGACACCCTTAAAAAGTTGTATCATTATTATGGTTGGGCAAGCTCTAAAAATGATTCAATTAAAAGCCATGAATACTTATATAAATTTGACCCTAACGGGAAAAAATATATTGAGCATAGGATTAGTTGGAGTCGTGAGTACATAGGGAAAAAAACGAAGAGTTGA